One segment of Acidobacteriota bacterium DNA contains the following:
- a CDS encoding ABC transporter ATP-binding protein, which translates to MLIEAEGVRKSFGSNQALGGVSFAMSPGEVVGLAGVNGAGKSTLLNLVMGFLQADEGRLSVLGVDPLSRRHLAQVGWMPERPVFPSFLTVESALAFQAATLPAWDEDLARDLRQRLRLDERGSVRSLSRGQTARLALVAALASRPDLLVLDDPTLGLDPAARRLLLGELLATAAEAGAGILVSTQLLAEIEPALDRVLVLDHGRLLLDEPVEELKSRWRRIEVPRDAIGLPAELVPTSMNGRTYASAWDEAVWRQFRQAVPNAAAHPVGLEDIFIALTEESHES; encoded by the coding sequence ATGCTGATTGAGGCGGAGGGCGTCCGCAAGAGTTTCGGATCGAACCAAGCCCTGGGCGGGGTGAGCTTCGCCATGTCGCCCGGTGAGGTGGTGGGGCTCGCCGGTGTCAACGGTGCCGGCAAGAGCACCCTGCTCAACCTGGTGATGGGATTTCTCCAGGCCGACGAGGGCCGACTTTCGGTGCTCGGTGTGGATCCCCTGTCCCGGCGTCATCTGGCGCAGGTGGGGTGGATGCCGGAACGACCGGTGTTCCCTTCGTTCCTGACCGTGGAGTCGGCGTTGGCCTTCCAGGCCGCCACCCTTCCCGCGTGGGACGAAGATCTGGCGCGGGATCTGAGGCAGCGCCTCAGGCTGGACGAGCGCGGGTCCGTCCGCTCCCTGTCGCGCGGGCAGACGGCTCGCCTGGCCCTGGTCGCCGCCCTCGCCTCTCGCCCCGACCTGCTGGTGCTGGACGATCCCACCTTGGGCCTCGATCCGGCGGCCCGGCGCCTGCTGCTCGGAGAGCTGCTGGCGACGGCGGCGGAAGCGGGGGCGGGCATCCTGGTCAGCACCCAACTCCTGGCGGAGATTGAGCCGGCCCTCGACCGGGTTCTGGTGCTCGACCACGGTCGGCTCCTGCTCGATGAGCCGGTGGAGGAGCTCAAGAGCCGCTGGCGGCGGATCGAAGTGCCGCGCGATGCGATCGGCCTGCCGGCGGAACTGGTGCCTACATCGATGAACGGCCGAACCTACGCCAGCGCCTGGGACGAGGCCGTCTGGCGCCAGTTCCGGCAAGCCGTACCCAACGCCGCCGCCCATCCGGTGGGTCTCGAAGACATCTTCATCGCCCTGACGGAGGAATCCCATGAAAGCTGA
- a CDS encoding GntR family transcriptional regulator, with amino-acid sequence MVHKDNNEWVPVLDPTSAVPIYEQVVEQVALAVASGQLVAGDALPSVRALAGAVQINPNTAARALREIERLGLARTLRGVGSVVDDGAKAIARVNARSALSRDVGALVQMALRLGLDDDELVEVVRKTWKEMHREDAD; translated from the coding sequence ATGGTACACAAAGACAACAATGAGTGGGTACCCGTTCTCGATCCGACGAGCGCCGTGCCGATCTACGAGCAGGTCGTGGAACAGGTGGCCCTGGCGGTGGCTTCCGGGCAACTGGTGGCCGGCGATGCGCTCCCTTCCGTGCGGGCTTTGGCCGGCGCGGTCCAGATCAATCCCAACACGGCCGCCCGGGCACTGCGCGAGATCGAGCGCCTCGGCCTCGCCCGCACCCTGCGCGGCGTCGGTTCGGTGGTGGACGACGGGGCGAAAGCGATTGCCCGGGTCAATGCCCGATCCGCGCTGTCTCGCGATGTCGGTGCGCTGGTGCAGATGGCTCTGCGCCTCGGCCTCGACGACGACGAACTGGTGGAAGTCGTGCGCAAGACCTGGAAGGAGATGCACCGTGAAGATGCTGATTGA